From the genome of Vigna angularis cultivar LongXiaoDou No.4 chromosome 11, ASM1680809v1, whole genome shotgun sequence, one region includes:
- the LOC108332831 gene encoding uncharacterized protein LOC108332831: protein MVRTRGASSYRGEASFSRGEPSSSSHDKRRRPTPFARRRRVEEYRVDVIDEHDYEEWDEFIQHGHGEDDYVEQEDDYVEQEDVQQQDDSSEEELEAGGEDGGFPGGPHDTSLLTHYTQHVAFAIWQGRDRRWIKVVFHGKKLKHFGMYHEVIEPYISMSGLGYLMNLSYEYVDHGLIVVLSEGWHLETNTFHLLIGEMSVTLDDVLNLLYLPVMGQFCEVEKLEYDEARSHIMELLGVDRAKASAEMKQSRGLKVRLRWLRESWIYEHFPAMGRRKVFESYTDLDPRASRYIPLRVGWSLTEGRTYLDALTYDAVIWHPYVSHRCTCLFVAISMFSGWIRLGDMIHRHLPERVLQHAITSVVEAHEPYACVDG from the exons ATGGTTAGAACTAGAGGTGCATCATCTTATCGTGGTGAGGCTTCATTCTCTCGTGGTGAgccatcatcttcatcacatGATAAAAGGAGGCGACCTACGCCATTTGCTCGTAGAAGACGGGTAGAAGAATATCGCGTGGACGTCATTGATGAGCATGATTATGAGGAGTGGGACGAGTTTATACAGCATGGACATGGTGAGGATGATTATGTTGAGCAGGAGGATGATTATGTTGAGCAGGAGGATGTTCAACAGCAGGATGACTCTAGTGAGGAAGAACTTGAAGCTGGAGGTGAAGATGGTGGATTCCCAGGAGGTCCACATGACACCTCCTTACTTACCCACTATACCCAACATGTTGCATTTGCCATATGGCAAGGCCGA gATCGAAGGTGGATAAAGGTGGTCTTCCATGGCAAAAAATTGAAGCATTTTGGAATGTACCATGAGGTCATTGAGCCTTATATCTCCATGTCAGGGTTGGGTTATTTAATGAACCTCTCATACGAGTATGTCGATCATGGATTGATCGTTGTCCTTTCAGAGGGGTGGCACCTAGAGACTAATACTTTTCACCTACTGATAGGTGAGATGAGTGTCACATTAGATGACGTTCTGAATCTGCTCTACCTACCCGTCATGGGTcaattttgtgaggttgagaAGTTAGAGTATGATGAGGCTCGATCTCATATCATGGAGCTGCTTGGTGTGGACCGCGCCAAAGCTTCAGCTGAGATGAAACAATCACGCGGTCTAAAAGTTAGGCTCAGGTGGCTACGCGAG AGTTGGATATATGAGCACTTTCCTGCCATGGGAAGGAGGAAAGTGTTTGAGAGCTACACAGACCTTGATCCACGTGCTTCACGATACATACCTCTGAGGGTGGGTTGGAGTTTGACTGAGGGCCGGACATATCTGGATGCCCTCACTTATGATGCGGTTATTTGGCATCCATACGTTTCGCACAGATGTACATGCCTATTCGTGGCCATATCTATGTTTTCGGGATGGATCCGACTAGGCGACATGATTCATCGGCATCTACCTGAACGCGTGTTGC AGCATGCCATTACTAGTGTCGTTGAAGCTCATGAGCCATATGCGTGTGTTGATGGATAG